The Rhizobium favelukesii DNA segment GTCGACCAAAACCGTCTGGACCTGTTCGGCAATATGTCGAATAGTATCGCCGGCGACGGTGTCGTTTCTGGAGGAGATACGTCCCCGGTGGGGCGTCCGGACTTCAAATCCGGGAGGGGCCGAGAGACGGTCTTTCGTGGGTTCGACTCCCACTCTCTTCCGCCAAGTATCCGCCTTATATAATTGATATCATTTCATATTTTAAAGAGCATAAGTAGGCGTCCGCACTTTTCTCCCCACTCCATTTTGCCCCTGAGATAGCTTTTGGTGGGATGACACGGCCGCATCGTTCGCGAAGCGCGACAGCGCCTTTCGTTTCAGACTGCCGGCAAATCGTTGATGACATCGGCGGCCAATTGCAGGTCTGTTGCCGCCGCGTCAAAGTCGATTTTGCCTCCTGAATGACACCAGAAGCTAGCCAGCGCCTTCACTTTGAAGCCTTCCACTGTATGAACCTGAATTGCCTCGATCAGTTCCACGAGGTTACTGCTGGCCTCGGTACGCAGCCCTATAGGCTTCCTCGTCCGCGTCGCAGGAACGGAAATTGGTGCTCGACGTCCCACATCGCTTTCAGCCCTTGAGCAGTCTGAGCTCTGCGTCATTCATCACATCGTCAACGGCTTTCCAGTGCGCGATGATGTCTTCGTGCGTTGTGTCTGTGTAGTGTGGATGCGCGCGATCGAACTTGGTCAGCAGTTCATCGAGCGACGTCTCTGCGTAGAATACCCACGAGAGCCGAGATCGCGGACGACGGTCGATTTTCTTGCTGCCAGGGACTTTGGTCCGTCTGGTGAGCCGTGCAGATTAGCGTAATCTGTCCTTGTTCTGACCGCTGGGGACCAGGACAAGAAGGGAAGCTTTCGCCCCATGCGACAGCCACGTTGCAGCAATATCCCGCCGAGGGCTTCCCTTTCGATCAGGCTCCTGAGATGGCGGTTTCATCGTTCATTTCGAAGTAAAGGCAGCGCTCGGCTTGGCACGACGACGACGTGAATGCGACCATTGCCACACTGTTCGAGGACATCCGTCATCTGCGTCTCTTGGCTTTGGCCGAGGGAGCGATGAGCCGCGGCATGACGCGCGGCTGGAGGTCAAAGTATAAACGCTCAGGCGAAGCACGACCGCCATTTGCCGCCCCACCGCAGGAACATTTACGACCGGTGTACGTTGACACTATTCACCCGCAGTTTTGGCGCGGGCAACGTGAGGGAGGTTATCATGAAAGTCAGCCACTGCATGACCACAGACGTTCAGATCGCCGATCCGGAGCAGACATTACGGGATGTCGCCCTGATCATGGGACGTCTTGATGCCGGCGTTCTCCCGGTGAGTGAGAATGACAGGCTGGTCGGCATGATCACCGATCGCGACATCGCAATTCGTGGCGTGGCGGAGGGCAAAGGCCCCGAGGCAAAGGTTCGCGATGTGATGAGTATCAAGGTTAGATACTGCTTCGATGATGAAGATGTTGAAGACGTGCTTCACAACATGGGTGATCTTCAGATACGGCGCTTGCCAGTACTGAACCGAGACAAGCGCCTCGTCGGCATCATCTCGCTTGGCGACCTCGCCACCAAGAGCGAGGCCACCGAAACGGGTAAGGCACTGAGCGGCATCTCACAACGCGGCGGCGAACATTCGCAGACAGCGCATTGACGGTTGGCGGCAGCCATCTGCAAAGGCCAACACCAGTCAGCTGCCACCTGTCACCTCAAGCGCCTCGCGCCGTTGCATCAACGGCACCGGGCGCGACATCTACGAATACCACTATTGCTGCGCAAGGAAGGCTGTGCGCGCGAAGGGCGGCCGGGCACATCAACGGCTGGTGCGATTGAAACGTGTCCTCGCCATCACGCTCAAGACGCGACAAGCTTTAGCGAAACGCTCGAAACGGTTCAGACAAACCGAGCCAACTCTGCCTTTCGCAGTGGCGACTGTCCTGCGCTATTTTAGAGGATCCGGCTGCTGAATTACCGCAGGCGGCTCCTCGCTTCCTTTGCCGCCTTCCTGTATGAACGGCTTTATCAGCGGTATCGCCAATATGGATCCGACCATTAGTCCGATAATCAATATCAACAGGATTCGCATACGATGTGCTCCCAATCTTCGCCCGATTCCGACGACGATCATCTCACTGCGTTGAGCCTCAGCGTCTTCTGATATTCGCCAGAAACAGTCTCGCAAGTCGCCAAATCGCCATGTCTTCGCTTCGCTGTTCGGGTCTCTTGCTCTGATGAAACTCCCCTGCTTTCTATTTCGACACCGCCCTTTGTCGGGGCGAGGAAAAACCCTGCTATGGTCATGTCGCCACCGATGAGACGCTGGATATGTAGCGCGTAACCCAGAAAGATCGCGGCGACGATGGCGGTTATCTGGCACCATGCGGACGCGGCGGAAAGGCGACGACCGGGTCGAGAGCCGGGCCTGCGGATAGCGAGCGGGGATTATTCAACCAGCGCAACTGCGTCAATCCCTGCAGGGATAAGCATGGGGTATGACCGGTCAGGGCCGCATGCCACCACACGTTCAACTGCGCCGGTTGGCCGGGTAATCTCGTCGCTTGCTGCTACTCCCATCCCGAAGGGGGGATCTTTTCGCAAAGCTGCTCTTAGGAGTTCGACGATCCTTGGTGGCCATTTTGATTTATCTCGCCCCGAAACTTGGCGGTCAAGGCATCTGCATAGGCGATCGCCGGGGTAAGACACAGACCGTCGCGGCATTGCCGCAAGCACTGGTACCAGTTGCAAACAGAGTCATTCAATCCGCAAAAAAGCCGAATCAAGAAACCAAGTGATTTTGAATTGCAACCTGCAATACTCGAGCCGGGCATTACTTGGTCAGAGTATAAATTATTTTATTCATATTATAATTATTAACCATCTTTCATTATCTGTTTATTCACGAGTGCTCTCTTCTGACAAAGCGAGACATGAGCTCAACGGCGCTCGGCCGGTGTCCCCGGATAACGCTCATTGTTGCAGCATCGCGCAATTGGTTGCTTGCGCGATTATTTGCGCTTGGAGGATTGCGAATGACGTTTCGATTTGGCATCGGCCCCCGCCTTTATACAGCTTTTGGTTTCCTGCTGCTGCTGATGATTGGCTTGACCGTCTTTTCCATTTCAAAGATGAACTTTGTCGACCACGATCTCGTGCAGATCAACGAGGTCAATAGCGTCAAGCAACGCTTCGCCATCAATTTCCGGGGTAGCGTTCATGATCGGGCCATTGCCATTCGCGATGTCGTTTTGCGCGATGAGCCAGCCGCGCGTCAGACCGCGATCGATCTGATTGCAAAGCTTGCTGCGACGTATGCCGAAAACGAGCAGAAGATGAATGCGATGATTTCTGTCCCAGGCGCTGCGAGCGAACCCGAGAAGGCGATCATTGCGGAAATCGCCGACGTCCAGTCCAAAACCAATCCAGTTGTCGCAGATATCATCGCGCGCCAGATGTCAAACGACCCGGTGCAAGCCAAGCAGATGCTGATCGAGCAGGCAACGCCTCTCTTCGTCAACTGGCTCAAGGCCATCAACAAGTTCATCGACTATCAGGAAAACTTGAACAAGTCTGTTGGCAGTGGCGTCAGCGTCGTCGTCGCAGGCTTCCAGACGCTGGCGCTGGGCTCGTTGGGAGGCGCTGTGCTTATGGCTATTGCCGCCGCGTTCCTCGCGACCCGCTCGATCACCGTGCCGATGGCCAAGCTGCAGATCGCCCTGCGGCGGATGGCAGAGGGCAACAACGAAAGCACCAGCGATATCGAGGCCCGCAGCGACGAGGTCGGCGATTTGGCGAAGGCCGTTGGCGCCGTGCGCCAAGCCGTGACCTCGCAGGCCGAGGCGCGCGCCGCTGCCGACGCTCGCCGGACCGCTGATGAGAACGCGCGGCTTGAAGCAACCGCGACGGAACGCGAGGCGCTATCGGCGCAGACGAACGATGCCGTTCGCCAGCTCGGCCAGGCGCTTGAGGAAATGGCCGCCGGCAATCTTGATATCCGTCTCGACAATCCGTTTGCCGTATCTCTCGATATGCTGCGCCTCAACTTCAACAACTCCGTAGAGAAGCTTCAATCTGCGTTGAAGACGATCAGTGACAACGCTTTGTCGATCGATGCCGGTGCCCGCGAGATCAGCGAAGCTTCCAATGATCTGGCAAAGCGCACCGAACAGCAGGCGGCATCGATTGAACAGACCGCCGCAGCGCTCGATGAGATTTCGACGACGGTCAATGGTTCGACCCGTCGCGCGGAAGAGGCCGGCAACCTTGTTGCACGAACACGCACGAATGCCGAGCGTTCCGGCGAAGTCGTGAAGCGTGCGGTCGCCGCGATGAGCCAGATCGAAGGTTCCTCGAACGAGATCAACAATATCATCAGCGTCATCGATGACATTGCATTCCAGACCAACCTGCTGGCACTGAACGCCGGCGTTGAGGCTGCACGTGCCGGAGAGGCGGGCAAAGGCTTTGCAGTCGTCGCCCAGGAAGTTCGCGAACTGGCTCAACGCTCCGCCAATGCCGCCAAGGAAATCAAGCAACTGATCAGCAATTCCGGCGTTCAAGTGCGTTCCGGCGTGACCCTGGTCGGCGAGACCGGTACGGCGCTGACGGAGATCGTCGGCGAAGTGCAGGAAATCAACCGTCACGTGAGCTCAATCGTCGAGGCTGCGAAGGAACAGTCCACGGCGCTGAAAGAAATCAATGCCGCGGTGAATTCGCTCGATCAATCCACGCAGAAGAACGCGGCGATGGTCGAAGAGACATCCGCAGCCAGCCATAAGCTGGCTGACGAAGCAGGTTCGCTGACAAGCCAGCTGTCAAAATTCCGCTTTCAAGGCTCTGCCGGGGCGGCGCAATCTGCCTACGCACCGAAAGCGCCACAGAGAAACGCTCCAGCGGCAATGGCACGCAAGGTCGCGACAGCTTTTGCTGGCGGTGCGGCTGCTGAAGATTGGCGCGAATTCTAAAATAACCGAGCAACCCGCTACAAAGTGCCGCGACCGTCAATGTTGCGGCACTTTTTCGTTCGGATTTTCGTCATTGCCATTGTGGTGGGCTCGGCTGCGAACACGGCCGTCTGTTATACCCTCGGGATCACAAACGATCTTCTCTTGGAGCGTTTCGTGTGGCAGGGACACGACGAGCCGCCGAGTATCGACGTCGATTCCGAGCACGAGGCGCCGCGAGGACGTGATCCTATGATCCATAACCCTTACATGCATCAGAAGGCGGCTTTTTTCGCGGAAGGAGACGGACTTGGCTGACAATGGCGCACCATTGCTTCCTTCCTTGCTCCTTATCACCGCCTTGTTCGCGTCCGCACCGACCATGGCATCGTGGAGCATCGAGAATGATCGCTCTACGTCAGACAAGCACGGCCTCTTTGAAATCCGTCAAGAGGCTAGGCGCTTCATCTCGAAGGAGAACGCCAAGGGGCTTCAGCAATGGGACGTATTGGAGCCCAACCTGAAGACATTCGTCCCGCGCTGCGCTGTCCCCCTCAAGGCACAGTGGACGCCGAAGAGTTTCGGCCTCTCGCGACGCAGCGTGATGGTGATATGCACTGCCGCGATTGCGAATGTTGCGATGGAAAACTGGTCTGTACACGTGCCTGTACGGCCGAAGTAGGACGTCGACCGAATGATCGGCTTGGATATCGGCCTATCTTCCAAATCTTGTCAGGTTTGCCGGCGAGAAGAATTTCAAAACTTTCTTGGCCGAAGTCAAGCGTTCGATAACCCAGCGGACCGAACTCGTGATCCAGATAGCCGTCGAGCGGGCCGGAATAAAATACATGTGCAATGTGCTCTTTCTGCGCCCGGAGAAATTGCGTGTTGAGGCTCACATTGATGTTGGGATGGTCAAGAATCTGGCTCACCATGTCCCAACTGAATGCCAACCTTGAAATGAGCCCTCCGCTTTTCGCATAGCGAAAGCCTGCCCTGCAAATAAAAGCCTATGCATTAGGCAAAACGGGTTTATATATAAATCGATCGAATCGATGCATCTCCTCCCGTGTCGCTTCGATTTGCAGACGCTCTTATCCTCCTCCCAAGATCGTCTGCGGGAACGGCAGCACTCCTCCTCCCAGCTGCTGTTCGGGTCTTTATTCGAAAGCCTGCCGCACCTCCTCCCGCGGCAGGCTTTTTCGTTTTCGGAGCAAGTGGGCTTACCTCTATGCACGTCCGGATGGTGACCGCCTCATCTGGTCTTTCGTGACGTGACGCGACGCACATTGGAAGACGCGAATGTCGATACCGCGGAGAACGACCCGCGCTTGATCGCCCCATGGGCGAAGCTGACACACGTTAAATCGTCGCTCAAGGAGACACAAAACGCTGAGGGGAGGTCGGCGAACCTTTCAGCAATAGCGAGCATCCGCGCACCGACGAGAGCTGTCGCCCTCAAAAAGGGGATGGACGTTCTCAGCAATGCGAGCTCCACCCGCTATCGCGCGGCAGTCGCTTGCTCACTTCCGAGTCGGACATATCTCTCAGCCGACCTGCTCCACTGCCAGAGTGCCTGCTGAAAGCGGCTTGATCAGAGACGTTGCGGAGATCGTCGGATCGAGCCAGTCGGCCCAGGCGTTGCGCTCGAGGAT contains these protein-coding regions:
- a CDS encoding HAMP domain-containing methyl-accepting chemotaxis protein, which gives rise to MTFRFGIGPRLYTAFGFLLLLMIGLTVFSISKMNFVDHDLVQINEVNSVKQRFAINFRGSVHDRAIAIRDVVLRDEPAARQTAIDLIAKLAATYAENEQKMNAMISVPGAASEPEKAIIAEIADVQSKTNPVVADIIARQMSNDPVQAKQMLIEQATPLFVNWLKAINKFIDYQENLNKSVGSGVSVVVAGFQTLALGSLGGAVLMAIAAAFLATRSITVPMAKLQIALRRMAEGNNESTSDIEARSDEVGDLAKAVGAVRQAVTSQAEARAAADARRTADENARLEATATEREALSAQTNDAVRQLGQALEEMAAGNLDIRLDNPFAVSLDMLRLNFNNSVEKLQSALKTISDNALSIDAGAREISEASNDLAKRTEQQAASIEQTAAALDEISTTVNGSTRRAEEAGNLVARTRTNAERSGEVVKRAVAAMSQIEGSSNEINNIISVIDDIAFQTNLLALNAGVEAARAGEAGKGFAVVAQEVRELAQRSANAAKEIKQLISNSGVQVRSGVTLVGETGTALTEIVGEVQEINRHVSSIVEAAKEQSTALKEINAAVNSLDQSTQKNAAMVEETSAASHKLADEAGSLTSQLSKFRFQGSAGAAQSAYAPKAPQRNAPAAMARKVATAFAGGAAAEDWREF
- a CDS encoding CBS domain-containing protein, translating into MKVSHCMTTDVQIADPEQTLRDVALIMGRLDAGVLPVSENDRLVGMITDRDIAIRGVAEGKGPEAKVRDVMSIKVRYCFDDEDVEDVLHNMGDLQIRRLPVLNRDKRLVGIISLGDLATKSEATETGKALSGISQRGGEHSQTAH